The genomic interval CGATGAAGACGCGGCACCCCCGCAACCAGGAGCGCCATTGGTAGAGCTGGTCGGCTCCCAGGATGATGGCGGGGACAATGGGTACGGCGGCTGTCTGGGCCAAGGCCAGGGAGCCCGCGTTGATCGGCGCTCCCCCCAGCAGGGAAGTGGCCCCGTGCCGGATGCCGCCTTCGACGAAAATGCCCACCAGCTTTCCGCTTTTCAGCCGTCGCAGGCTTTCCTTCACCACGCTCAGATCCTGGCGGCCGCGGTCGATGGGGAAGGCGTTCATCCCGCGCAGGACGGCTCGGGGGAGGGGTTTCACGAAAAACTCGGCCGAGGCGATGTAGTCGATCGGGCGCAGGATGCGCGTGGCGATGAGCGTGGGATCGAAGTGGCTGATGTGGTTGGCCGCCAGAATGGCCGGGCCGGAAGGGGGGACGTTTTTCCGCCCGTGAACGTGGACGCGGGCGGGCAGATGGATTCCCCTGCAAAAGACTTGGGCGAATCGGTAAAACCAAGCCGACATGGAGGGAAAGTGGTGCGCGGTACAGGGTTTGAACCTGTGACCCCTACAGTGTCAATGTAGTGCTCTACCGCTGAGCTAACCGCGCAAGGAGGGCTGAACGTAGGGAATCCTGAACCGGTTGGCAATGTCTTTTACAGAGAGAAAATCGTTTTTTTCCTTCAGCTTCGGCGGTTTTTAGCCGGTGGAGAGAGGGGGGCCGCGCCTCTCCAAATGGCACAGCGATTTGGCACATTCTTTAAGAGACGCCTCGGAAAATTGCTACAGTGATTTGCTACATCCCGGAGGCCCCGGATCAGTAGGCGTTTTTAGGGGGCAGGAGGGTGCGGAACATGATCCGGAAGTCGAGGGGCAGGCTCCAGTTCTCGTAGTAGTAGCGGTCGTAGGAGAGGCGGTCTTCGATGGAGGTGTTCCCCCGCAGGCCGTGGATGGCGGCCCAGCTGGTCATGCCGGGGCGGTAGTGGTGGCGCAGGTTGTAGTGGTCGATGTTCCGGTTGAATCCGGAGACGAATTCGGGCCGCTCCGGCCGGGGGCCGACGAGGCTCATATCCCCTTTGAAGACGTTCCAAAACTGCGGGGTTTCGTCGATGTTCCACTTCCGGATGAAGGCGCCGATGCGGAGGCGGCGGGGATCGTCGGAGACGGTCCAGCCCGCGCCGCCTGCGGCTTCCGCGTCCAGCCGCATGCTGCGCAGCTTGATGATTTGGAAAAGCCGCCCTTCCTTCCCCACGCGCACTTGGCGGTAGAAGGCGGGGCCGGGGGATTCCGCCTTGATGAGCGCGGCCATGACGGCGATGAGGGGGGCGGAGATGGCCAGCCCGACGAGGGCGCCCACGATGTCGACGGCGCGCTTAAGGATGCGGTTGAGGAGGAAGTCGAGGGGCACGCCGGTCAGGCTGAGCACGGGGATTCCGGCGACGGTCCGGGTGCGGACGCGGCGGCTTTGGATGTCGACCCAGGAGGGGATCATCTGGAAGTAGACCAGGGCGCGGGAGGCGGCCACGGAGAGGGTATGGATCCGTTCCGTGCCGAGGCTGGCCTCGTCGGCGATGAGAAGGGTGATGCCGCGCGCGGAGACGGTTCGCTCCATTTCCTCGATCGGGCCCAGGGAGGGGAATCCCTCTTCCGGCGCGGGGCCCGCCTCGAAGTAGCCGGCGACTTGCTGGAAGCGGCCGACTTCCTGCCGGTATCCCTCCAGCACGCGTTTCATGGCCGGGCTCCAGCCGACGAAGGAGATGATTTCCTGGGGAATCAGGGAGAAGCGGTCCATGATGAGGTAGCGCAGGAAAAAGCGCGTTCCCCAGACGAGGAGGAATGCGCAGAGGGTCTGGATGCCGGTCCACTTGGCCAGGAGGGAGGAGCCTGTCTGTTCCTCTCCAAAAAGGTAGGCGCAGCCAAGGAAGGTAAGGCCGGCCCCTCCCAGGACGAGGATGATCCGAAGCGGAAGAAGGCCGCGGCTGGAAAAGGCCCGCCAACTGTAGAGGGAGGAGCGCCTGAAGAAGAGGGCGATGAAGATGAGGTAGGCCGCCGTTTCCCGCCAGGGCAAGGGGGAGGCGGGGAGATGGGAGGCGGCGCGCAGGCCCTGAAGGGTGAGAAAGAGGGAGATTCCGATCGCCAGGGCGTCTCCTCCCGCCAGGGCGAAGGGCCAGTCGAATTTCTGACGCTTCTTGTTGTACATAATTTTAAACGGTCACTCGCCGAGTATTTTGGCGAGTTCCTTGCGCAGGCGCTCGACTTCTTCCGCGCCGGCCTCGGCCGGGACGCGGATCGGAGCGCCGAAGGCGAGGCGGCATTTGGCGAAGGGTTTTGGAATTTGGAAGCGGTCCCAGCTGGGCAGTTTCCAATGGGGTGTCGTGGAGTAGACGATGGGGATGATGGGGTGGCCGGTCCATTGGGCCAGCTGGAGGATGCCGGGCTTTACCTCGTGCCGGGGGCCGCGCGGGCCGTCGGGGGTGATGGCCACGTCGGCCTGGCGCTGCTCGATGACGCGGACCAGGGCCCGCAGGCCCATGCCGCCCTTCTTGGAGGTCGATCCCCGGCCCGCCTCGATGCGGAAGTGGGAGATGATGCGGGCGATGGTTTCCCCGTCCCGGCTGCGGCTGATGAGGGCCATGCCGGGGCGCCGCGGCTCGATCCACCGGTAGATGGAAGGGGCCAGGAGGAGGCGGTCGTGCCAGAAGACGAAGAGGCGCGGTCCCGCGTGGCGGATGTTTTCCAGGCCGCTGACCTCGAAGCGGAGGGTGGCGAAGAGGGCCTTGATGAGCCGCGCGGCCAGCCAGGCGACGAAGCGCGATTTGTAGAGCCCCTTCATCGTCACGGCAGGAGGCGGCGTCCCCCCGGCAGGAAACGGCTGACGGCGCGCCCCGGCGTGCGGACCAGCAGCTCGTAGAAGAAAGCCTCCGTGGTCATGGCACGGGCTTCCTGAAGCTTCCGGAGTCCAAGGAGGGAGCAGAGCATAATGCCGAGGAGCGTGGCGTAGAGGAGACTATAGCGGTTGAAGTCCCCTCCGGCGAGGGTCCAATGCATCCGCACCAGGCCGTCCAGGGCGATGCCCCAGGCGATGGGCAGGAGGCCCAGGGTCAGGTTGATGGCCACGTTGTAGAGGGCAAAGAAGTGGCTGCGGGCGTAGGCGGGCACGGTGCCCATGAGAAGGCGGGCGTTGGCCAGGTTGAAGAGGGAGACGCCCGCGCTGGCCAGCTGCAGGAAGAGCATGTTCCAGAACCGGGGCTTGAGCCAGCCGGTGGCCACGGCCGCCCAAAGGGTGAAGTGGACGATGAGGAGGAAGGAGGAAAGGGCCAGCAGCGGGCGGCTGCCCACGCGGTCCAGGATGCGGCCGAAGGCCCAGAGGGCCAGCATGGCCACGGCGTAGCCGGTGGAGCTCAGAACCAGGATGCGGGTGTCGCTCCAGTGGTAGAGGTCCCGCAGCGTGGGCATCCAGAAGACGTTGTTGGCGGCAAAGGCGGCGTTGACCACCATGTTGTAGACCAGGAGGAGGAAGAAGGGCCGGTTGGCGGAGAGGGTCTTCCAGTTCCAGGCGAAGGCCTCCGCCGCGGGGGCCCCGGCGACGGGCACGTCCGGAATGCTGCGCAGGAAGTAGAGGCTGCCCATGGCGGCAACGAAGCTGATGGAGAAGGCCAGGGTGTAGGAGCCGGTGGTGGCGCTGCCCCGGAAGAGAAGGGCGGTGCCCAGCATGGTGAGGCAGGCGGCCAGGGCGTTGCAGGTCTGCTGGCGGGAGAGGAAGTGGCCGCGGAAGGCCTCCGGCACCAGGCGGGTGATCCAGGGCGGGAAGGCGCAGAGGGAGAGGCCGCGCGAGACGTTGTAGCCGACCAGAAAAAGGAGCATGAGGGCGATCGACGCCATGGGAGCCAGGAAGAGGCTCAAGACCGGCACGCCGATCATCCCCAGGATGAAGAAGGAGCGGATCGTCCATCCGCGCAGGGCGAAGGCGCGGTAGCCGGTCTTTTCCACCAGGCCCGCCGCCGGGATCTGGAGGATGGAGAGAAGGGCGGGGAGGGAGGCGGCGATGCCCAGCACCGTGGCGGTGGCGCCCAGATGCTTGAGAAAAAGCAGCTTCGGAAGGCCGATGGCCAGGGTGAAGGAGACCGTGTTGAGGATCTCGAAGGAGTAGGCGTGGTGGATGTCTTCCGGAAGGCCGGAGCCTTCTTCCACCGCCGTCGGGACCTTCATTGTCTTAGCGCGGCCGCAGGAGGGGGAAGAGGATGACGTCCCGGATCGATTCCGCGCCGGTCAGGAGCATGACCAGCCGGTCGATGCCCAGGCCGATGCCGCCCGCCGGGGGCATGCCGTATTCCAGGGCCAGGAGGAAGTCCTCGTCGAGCTTCTGCACTTCCTCCCCCGCCTGGGCTTCCAGGCGCTGGCGCTGGATGACGGGGTCGTTCAGCTCGCTGTAGCCGGGGGAGATTTCCTGGCCGTTGATGATCAGCTCGTAGACGTCGACGACGGAGGGGTCTGCCGCGTTCTGCTTGGCCAGGGGGACCAGCTCCTTCGGCAGATGGGTGACGAAGAGGGGGTTCATGGTGACGGCCTCCACCTTCTTTTCGAAGATCTGGTTGGTCACCTCGAAGTCCTCCATGGCGGGGGAGATCTCGACCCCCAGGGCCACGGCGCGGGCGCGGCGCTCCTCCGGGGTGACGTCGAACCAGTCGGCCCCCGCCGCTTCGCGGACGCAGTCCCGGTATTTCTTCCGGGGCCAGGGCGTGGTCAGGTCGATCGTGGGGCGCGGGTCGGCGTCGGCCGGGCCGCAGGGGATCTGGAGCGTGCCGATGATTTCCTTGGCCAGGTGGACGATGAGGCCTTCCACCAGCTCCGCCATGGTCTGATAGTCGGCGTAGGCCCAGTAGGCTTCCAGCATGGTGAATTCCGGGTTGTGCTTCCGGGAGATGCCCTCGTTGCGGAAATTGCGGTTTACCTCGAAGACTTTCTCGAAGCCGCCGACCAGCAGGCGCTTGAGGTAGAGTTCCGGCGCGATGCGGAGGTAAAGCTCCAGCCCCAGGGCGTTGTGGTGGGTGACGAAGGGCCGGGCCGCCGCGCCGCCCGCGATGGCCTGCATCATGGGCGTCTCCACCTCCATGAAGCCGCGCTCCTCCAGGTAGCGGCGGATCTCCCGGACGATCCGGCTGCGCAGGACAAAGGTGTCGCGCACCTCCGGGTTGGCGATCATGTCCAGGTAGCGCTGGCGGTAGCGGGACTCCGCGTCGGAGAGGCCGTGCCACTGGGAGGGGAGGGGGCGCAGGGACTTGGAGAGGAGGACGAAGCGGGTCACCTTCACCGTCTTTTCCCCCGTGCGGGTGGTGAAGAGGGTGCCCTCCACGCCGATGATGTCGCCCAGGTCGAGGCGGCGGAAGGAGTCGAGCGCGTCGCCCAGGGACTGGGCGTTGGCGTAGAATTGGAGGCGGCCGCTCTGGTCCAGGAAGTGGCCGAAGATGCTCTTGCCCATGTCGCGGAAGGCGACGACGCGGCCCGCCAGCTTCGCGGGGGCTTCCTCCTGGAAAGAGGAGACGGTGTCGGCCACCGACCGGGTGCCGGGGAAGGACCCGCCGAAGGGATCGGTCCCTTCCGCCTGCCAGGCGGAAAGCTTCGTGCGGCGCACCTGCAACAATTCGCTCAGTTCATCCATAGTAGACATAGGGAAAGGGGCTTAGTTTCCGCGGTAGACGCAGCGGGCGCGGGGCGTCTCGTGGAGGACGATCTCCGAGAGGCCCGGCAGTTGCGGGGCCAGGCGCTGCCAGAGCCATCCGGCCATGACCTCGATGGTCGGGTTTTCCAGGCCGGGGATCTCGTTCAGGAAGGAGTGGTCCAGCTTGGCCAGGAGGGGGTTCATCGCCTCGGAGATGCGGGAGTGGTCGTAAAAGAGGCCGGTCTTGGGATCGACCTCCCCGGTGACGGAAATGGTCACCTTAAAGCTGTGGCCGTGCACCTGGCGGCATTTGTGCCCCTCCGGGAAGGAGGGGAGGGCCTGGGCCGCCTCGAAGGCGAAGTCTTTGCAGAGAGTGATTTGCACGGGAGGGGCAGAGTTTGCGGCCCGCCTTTTCCCGGTCAATTCATAAAATTTAAGGCGTGACAGGCCCCGCGGAGCCAGTAATGTCACAGGTTCCATTTAAACCCGGAGCAATTTTATGTCACAGCATCGCAGCCTGCGCGCCAACTCGGCCACCGCCACGAAACGGAACGTTCTCAAGCGCTTCGAGCGCGTCGACCTCATGAAGAAGCGCGGCCAGTGGAAGGACGGCGACAAGGTCATCGGCCTCCGCAAGACCCGCCCCGAATAACCGACCTTTTGTCCGGATTAAAAAATCCCGCCTTTCCGGCGGGATTTTTTGTTGGGACTCTTTTCCCTATGCGCCTCAACCGATTTCTAGCCCAGGCGGGCTGCGGCTCCCGCCGCGCCTGCGAGCAGCTCATCACGGAAGGCCGCGTGACGATCAACGGCAAGGTCGTGACCGACCTGTCCACCCAGGTCGAGGCGGGCGACCACGTGAAGGCGGGCAAGCGTCTCCTGCGCAACGAGCGGCTGATGACCGCCATGCTCCACAAGCCGCGCGGCTTCCTCTGCACCGCCGACGATCCGGAGGGGCGCAAGACCATCTTCCAGCTCCTGCCGTCCAATTGGCCCCGGGTCTTCTACGTCGGCCGCCTTGACGCGGACAGTGAGGGGCTCCTCCTGGTGACCAACGACGGCGCGCTCTCCCAGCGCCTGACCCACCCCAGCTACAAGCTGCCGAAGACCTATGAGGTGGTCCTGGACAAGGAATTCGACTTCACCCTGGCGGAGAAGCTGAAGAAAGGCCTCTTCGTCGAGGGGCAGAAGGGCCGTTTTGAAAGCATCCACCGCCTGGGCGCCACGGTGGTGAAGGTGGTCCTCACCCAGGGGATCAAGCGGCAGATCCGCCAGATGTTCGAGCTGGTCGGCTATAAGGTGAAGCGCCTGATCCGGACCGAGATCGGCAAGCTGAAGCTGGGCGATCTGCCCGCCGGGCAGTGGCGCCTCTTGAGCGACGAGGAAATCCGCCGCTCCTTCGGCTCCGCCAAGCCCCAGCCCGCGCCCCCGTCCGCCGCCAAGAAATACAAGCAGTCGAAGTCCCGCTCCGCCTACCCCCGCCGCAGTCCCTCCGGGGAGCGGAAGCCCACCGCGGCCCGCGCGGCCCGGGAGCGCCGCCGATGAGCCAGGGCGCGCTGTGGGGCGGCCGCTTTTCGGAGGGGACTTCCTCCGTCATGCAGCGGTTCAGCCAGTCGGTTTCCTTCGATTGGCGGCTCTACCGGCACGACATCGCCGGGAGCGTCGCGCATGCCGTGATGCTTTTTGAAATCGGCCTCCTGACCCAGGAGGAACGGGAGGCGATCACCGAGGGCCTGCGCCAGATCGAGAAGGAGATCGACGCCGGCACCTTCCAATGGTCCCTGGAGCGGGAGGACGTCCACATGAACATCGAGGCCGCGCTGACGGCCCGCGTCCCCGCCGGGGCGAAGCTCCATACCGGCCGCAGCCGGAACGACCAGGTGGCCACTGACCTGCGCCTCTGGTTCAAGGAAGAAGCCGCCCGGGAGCGGGCCGCCATCCGCCTTCTCCAGCGCGCCCTGGTCGCCTGGGCGCGGCGGGACCTGGACGTCGTCCTGCCCGGCTACACCCACCTGCAGCGGGCCCAGCCGGTCAGCCTGGCCCATCACCTCCTGGCCTACGTCGAGATGCTGGAGCGCGACTCCGGCCGCCTGGCCGACGCCGCCCGCCGGGCCGACGTCCTGCCCCTGGGCAGCGGCGCCCTGGCCGGATCGACCCTGCCGCTGAACCGGCAGCGCGTGGCGGAGCTGCTGGGCTTCGCCGCCGTCTCGGAAAACTCGATGGACGCGGTGGCGGACCGGGACTTCGCTGTGGAATACGCGGCGGCGGCGGCCCTCTGCGCCGTCCACCTCTCCCGCCTGGCGGAGGACGTCATCCTTTGGGCCAGCGCGGAATTCGGCTTCGTCTCCCTTTCGGACGCCTACACCACCGGCTCCAGCATCATGCCGCAGAAGAAAAATCCCGACGCGGCGGAGCTGGTCCGGGGGAAGACGGGCCGCGTCGTCGGCAACCTCGTCTCCCTCCTCACCCTCCTCAAGGGCCTCCCGATGACCTACAACCGGGACCTGCAGGAGGACAAGGAGCGGCTCTTCGACACCGCCGACACCCTCTTCGCCAGCCTGGAAGTCTTCGCCGGGATGGTCGACGGGGCCAAGGCCCGGCGGGAAAACTGCCGCGCCGCCGCCGCCGACCCGCTCCTTTTGGCCACCGACGTGGCCGAATGGCTCGTCCGGCAGGGGATGCCCTTCCGGCAGGCCCACCACGTCGTCGGTTCCGCCGTCGGCCTGGCGGAAAAGGGGGGATACACCCTGGACCAGCTCCCCCTGGAACGGTGGAAAGACCTT from Verrucomicrobium sp. carries:
- the lysS gene encoding lysine--tRNA ligase, whose amino-acid sequence is MSTMDELSELLQVRRTKLSAWQAEGTDPFGGSFPGTRSVADTVSSFQEEAPAKLAGRVVAFRDMGKSIFGHFLDQSGRLQFYANAQSLGDALDSFRRLDLGDIIGVEGTLFTTRTGEKTVKVTRFVLLSKSLRPLPSQWHGLSDAESRYRQRYLDMIANPEVRDTFVLRSRIVREIRRYLEERGFMEVETPMMQAIAGGAAARPFVTHHNALGLELYLRIAPELYLKRLLVGGFEKVFEVNRNFRNEGISRKHNPEFTMLEAYWAYADYQTMAELVEGLIVHLAKEIIGTLQIPCGPADADPRPTIDLTTPWPRKKYRDCVREAAGADWFDVTPEERRARAVALGVEISPAMEDFEVTNQIFEKKVEAVTMNPLFVTHLPKELVPLAKQNAADPSVVDVYELIINGQEISPGYSELNDPVIQRQRLEAQAGEEVQKLDEDFLLALEYGMPPAGGIGLGIDRLVMLLTGAESIRDVILFPLLRPR
- a CDS encoding 6-carboxytetrahydropterin synthase, with protein sequence MQITLCKDFAFEAAQALPSFPEGHKCRQVHGHSFKVTISVTGEVDPKTGLFYDHSRISEAMNPLLAKLDHSFLNEIPGLENPTIEVMAGWLWQRLAPQLPGLSEIVLHETPRARCVYRGN
- a CDS encoding sugar transferase, which codes for MYNKKRQKFDWPFALAGGDALAIGISLFLTLQGLRAASHLPASPLPWRETAAYLIFIALFFRRSSLYSWRAFSSRGLLPLRIILVLGGAGLTFLGCAYLFGEEQTGSSLLAKWTGIQTLCAFLLVWGTRFFLRYLIMDRFSLIPQEIISFVGWSPAMKRVLEGYRQEVGRFQQVAGYFEAGPAPEEGFPSLGPIEEMERTVSARGITLLIADEASLGTERIHTLSVAASRALVYFQMIPSWVDIQSRRVRTRTVAGIPVLSLTGVPLDFLLNRILKRAVDIVGALVGLAISAPLIAVMAALIKAESPGPAFYRQVRVGKEGRLFQIIKLRSMRLDAEAAGGAGWTVSDDPRRLRIGAFIRKWNIDETPQFWNVFKGDMSLVGPRPERPEFVSGFNRNIDHYNLRHHYRPGMTSWAAIHGLRGNTSIEDRLSYDRYYYENWSLPLDFRIMFRTLLPPKNAY
- a CDS encoding small basic protein, whose product is MSQHRSLRANSATATKRNVLKRFERVDLMKKRGQWKDGDKVIGLRKTRPE
- a CDS encoding pseudouridine synthase, giving the protein MRLNRFLAQAGCGSRRACEQLITEGRVTINGKVVTDLSTQVEAGDHVKAGKRLLRNERLMTAMLHKPRGFLCTADDPEGRKTIFQLLPSNWPRVFYVGRLDADSEGLLLVTNDGALSQRLTHPSYKLPKTYEVVLDKEFDFTLAEKLKKGLFVEGQKGRFESIHRLGATVVKVVLTQGIKRQIRQMFELVGYKVKRLIRTEIGKLKLGDLPAGQWRLLSDEEIRRSFGSAKPQPAPPSAAKKYKQSKSRSAYPRRSPSGERKPTAARAARERRR
- a CDS encoding MFS transporter codes for the protein MKVPTAVEEGSGLPEDIHHAYSFEILNTVSFTLAIGLPKLLFLKHLGATATVLGIAASLPALLSILQIPAAGLVEKTGYRAFALRGWTIRSFFILGMIGVPVLSLFLAPMASIALMLLFLVGYNVSRGLSLCAFPPWITRLVPEAFRGHFLSRQQTCNALAACLTMLGTALLFRGSATTGSYTLAFSISFVAAMGSLYFLRSIPDVPVAGAPAAEAFAWNWKTLSANRPFFLLLVYNMVVNAAFAANNVFWMPTLRDLYHWSDTRILVLSSTGYAVAMLALWAFGRILDRVGSRPLLALSSFLLIVHFTLWAAVATGWLKPRFWNMLFLQLASAGVSLFNLANARLLMGTVPAYARSHFFALYNVAINLTLGLLPIAWGIALDGLVRMHWTLAGGDFNRYSLLYATLLGIMLCSLLGLRKLQEARAMTTEAFFYELLVRTPGRAVSRFLPGGRRLLP
- a CDS encoding lysophospholipid acyltransferase family protein; the encoded protein is MSAWFYRFAQVFCRGIHLPARVHVHGRKNVPPSGPAILAANHISHFDPTLIATRILRPIDYIASAEFFVKPLPRAVLRGMNAFPIDRGRQDLSVVKESLRRLKSGKLVGIFVEGGIRHGATSLLGGAPINAGSLALAQTAAVPIVPAIILGADQLYQWRSWLRGCRVFIGFGPAFEADPHANRTVLARELEDRLRALAAEMRERYVIRDEEMPRSAQERWAEA
- the argH gene encoding argininosuccinate lyase, with protein sequence MSQGALWGGRFSEGTSSVMQRFSQSVSFDWRLYRHDIAGSVAHAVMLFEIGLLTQEEREAITEGLRQIEKEIDAGTFQWSLEREDVHMNIEAALTARVPAGAKLHTGRSRNDQVATDLRLWFKEEAARERAAIRLLQRALVAWARRDLDVVLPGYTHLQRAQPVSLAHHLLAYVEMLERDSGRLADAARRADVLPLGSGALAGSTLPLNRQRVAELLGFAAVSENSMDAVADRDFAVEYAAAAALCAVHLSRLAEDVILWASAEFGFVSLSDAYTTGSSIMPQKKNPDAAELVRGKTGRVVGNLVSLLTLLKGLPMTYNRDLQEDKERLFDTADTLFASLEVFAGMVDGAKARRENCRAAAADPLLLATDVAEWLVRQGMPFRQAHHVVGSAVGLAEKGGYTLDQLPLERWKDLSPLCNEEMRALLSLEGALARRVTLGSPDPVQVAAAVSRWEQKLQA
- a CDS encoding lysophospholipid acyltransferase family protein, with the protein product MKGLYKSRFVAWLAARLIKALFATLRFEVSGLENIRHAGPRLFVFWHDRLLLAPSIYRWIEPRRPGMALISRSRDGETIARIISHFRIEAGRGSTSKKGGMGLRALVRVIEQRQADVAITPDGPRGPRHEVKPGILQLAQWTGHPIIPIVYSTTPHWKLPSWDRFQIPKPFAKCRLAFGAPIRVPAEAGAEEVERLRKELAKILGE